A window from Phycisphaerae bacterium encodes these proteins:
- a CDS encoding CpsD/CapB family tyrosine-protein kinase produces the protein MSNGSVGAVEVNPRVEEHIAQLCTNLYVQAEPPRRLAITAAETGEGKTSVGLALAVQTARTLGRKVVFVEANLRSPQAAGLLAVEGRKGLMDVLSGEASVDEAAVSLGERLPDVIVGVEGEDRETIVRRMGRDDLEKLFKTLGERYEHVIVETPAINHFPEAQVVVGLCDRVLLVIRAGRTSREAAAVAVRRIEGAGGKPPLVVLNRKQYHVPGFLYRRL, from the coding sequence ATTGCCCAATTGTGCACGAATCTGTACGTGCAGGCCGAGCCGCCGCGACGGCTGGCGATCACGGCGGCGGAGACGGGCGAAGGCAAGACGTCGGTGGGTCTGGCCCTGGCGGTGCAGACGGCGCGGACGCTGGGCCGCAAAGTGGTCTTTGTCGAAGCGAACCTGCGTTCGCCGCAAGCGGCGGGCCTGCTGGCGGTCGAGGGTCGAAAGGGGCTGATGGACGTGCTTTCGGGCGAGGCGTCGGTGGATGAGGCGGCGGTGTCGCTGGGCGAGCGGCTGCCCGACGTGATCGTGGGGGTCGAGGGCGAGGATCGCGAGACGATCGTGCGGCGAATGGGCCGCGACGACCTTGAGAAGCTGTTCAAGACGCTGGGCGAGCGGTACGAGCACGTGATTGTCGAGACGCCCGCGATCAATCATTTTCCCGAGGCCCAGGTTGTGGTGGGGCTTTGCGACCGGGTGCTGCTGGTGATCCGGGCGGGACGGACCAGCCGCGAGGCGGCGGCGGTGGCGGTGCGGCGGATCGAGGGTGCGGGCGGCAAGCCTCCGCTGGTCGTGCTGAACCGCAAGCAGTACCACGTTCCGGGTTTCCTTTACAGGCGGCTGTAA